A genomic window from Candidatus Zixiibacteriota bacterium includes:
- a CDS encoding efflux RND transporter periplasmic adaptor subunit: MFKKIAIIVTVVIVIGAVLFFAMDGAAKKEEAHKTVAAERGSIIDKALAVGKIEPKLEISVKSKIPGIVRKIYVEVGDRVKVGDPLFDIGPDPTPIELTEAEREVEIRKVSYDNDKRELDRLKTLADKNLISPQEYDNQEAVCEGSRLRLQLAQEKLSLIKSGKSNDAKGSVDNIIKSPIAGTVLSRLVEEGDPVVPLTSYQAGTDLMTLAQMDDLIFRGNVDEIDVGKLREGMSAEIEVGALSSEQRVTGVLTKISPKAHKEEGSTLFEVEITITDVGSTFLRAGYSANADVIITKKEDIILIPERLVRAKDSSHFVEIQDSSLAITEREIETGLSDGINIEVVSGVDEGELVVERPPKDIEIWE; encoded by the coding sequence ATGTTTAAGAAAATAGCCATTATAGTCACAGTTGTAATAGTGATCGGAGCCGTCCTCTTTTTCGCGATGGATGGAGCTGCCAAGAAAGAGGAAGCTCATAAGACTGTCGCGGCCGAGCGGGGTTCGATAATTGACAAGGCTTTGGCGGTCGGGAAGATTGAGCCCAAGCTTGAAATCTCTGTCAAATCGAAGATTCCGGGCATTGTCCGCAAGATTTATGTCGAGGTTGGTGACCGCGTGAAAGTCGGCGACCCGTTGTTTGATATCGGTCCGGACCCGACGCCGATCGAGCTGACCGAAGCGGAGCGCGAGGTGGAAATCCGCAAGGTGTCTTACGACAACGACAAGCGGGAACTGGACCGTCTGAAGACACTGGCGGACAAAAACCTGATATCGCCGCAGGAGTATGACAATCAGGAAGCGGTATGCGAGGGTTCGAGGCTTCGCCTTCAGCTGGCGCAGGAGAAGCTGTCGCTTATCAAGTCGGGGAAATCCAATGACGCCAAGGGTAGTGTTGACAATATTATCAAGTCGCCGATAGCAGGCACGGTGCTTTCTCGTCTGGTTGAAGAGGGCGACCCGGTGGTGCCTCTCACGTCCTATCAGGCCGGAACGGATTTGATGACTCTGGCCCAGATGGATGACCTGATTTTCAGGGGAAATGTCGATGAGATCGATGTCGGCAAGCTTCGCGAGGGTATGTCCGCCGAGATAGAAGTTGGCGCCCTTTCATCCGAACAGCGGGTGACCGGGGTGTTGACGAAGATTTCTCCAAAGGCGCACAAGGAAGAGGGTTCGACGCTTTTCGAGGTCGAGATTACAATCACGGACGTTGGTTCGACATTCCTTCGGGCCGGTTACAGCGCCAACGCTGATGTGATTATCACGAAGAAAGAAGATATCATATTGATTCCCGAGCGCCTGGTACGCGCGAAGGATTCCTCTCACTTTGTGGAGATTCAGGACAGCTCGCTGGCCATCACGGAGCGTGAAATCGAGACCGGTCTTTCCGACGGCATTAATATCGAAGTAGTGTCGGGTGTTGATGAAGGAGAGTTGGTTGTTGAGCGTCCTCCCAAAGATATTGAGATCTGGGAATAG
- a CDS encoding GNAT family N-acetyltransferase, translating to MYWRLRNADFDEQKGDRNRAQMKSLVLKNSVPGILAYHKSQPVGWCAVGPRDDYIRFETSRILKPVDDRKVWSIVCLFIDKNYRRKGVSARLLKAAVEHAARRGATIIEGYPFEPKKKDMPDPFVWTGLASAYLEQDFVEVARRSPTRPIMRYFVKP from the coding sequence ATGTACTGGCGACTCAGAAACGCCGACTTTGATGAACAAAAAGGAGACCGCAACCGCGCCCAGATGAAAAGTTTGGTCTTGAAAAACTCCGTTCCCGGTATACTCGCCTACCACAAGAGCCAGCCGGTCGGATGGTGTGCTGTCGGCCCCCGCGACGATTACATAAGGTTCGAAACCTCGCGAATCCTAAAACCGGTCGATGATCGCAAGGTCTGGTCAATCGTCTGCCTTTTCATCGACAAAAACTACCGTCGCAAAGGTGTCAGCGCGCGATTGCTCAAAGCAGCCGTGGAACACGCCGCCCGTAGAGGCGCCACGATTATCGAAGGCTACCCGTTCGAACCAAAAAAGAAAGATATGCCCGACCCGTTCGTGTGGACCGGCCTGGCTTCAGCCTATCTTGAGCAGGACTTCGTTGAGGTAGCCAGACGCTCCCCCACCCGCCCCATCATGCGGTATTTCGTTAAACCGTGA
- a CDS encoding ABC transporter permease → MRLSIIYNVFIRDFRKQKKRITLTLMALGWGTVSIMLLLGFGEGLHRQLGTQQKGMGQNIVVLWGGQTSVAYQGMGKGRKVYLKQEDIDYIKNKIPEIERVGGEYDRWGQRVEFKDVVLSEHVIGVTPNYEQMRNYIPEWGGRMINDKDMELRRRVAFLGWELKDRIFGKENAIGEQVMVNSVPFTVVGVMKEKRVMGNYSGMDEDKLVIPLTTFEAMYGDPYLDDIVYQLRDANQNEAVEKKLFEAMGAKYKFDPKDDRALSLWDTVASSKEFTNVLVGIKIFLGIIGGLTLLIAGVGVANIMYVSIKERTREIGIKMAMGARRSYILIQFLIEALIITFFGGFGGMAISYIMTEAFKRVPIESDVLEMMGRPTISLEIGVIVIIILGIMGILSGLFPAMKAASVSPVESLRYE, encoded by the coding sequence ATGAGACTATCAATAATCTACAACGTTTTCATTCGCGATTTTCGCAAGCAGAAAAAGCGGATCACTCTGACTCTTATGGCCCTCGGTTGGGGTACGGTTTCAATCATGTTGCTTCTGGGATTCGGTGAGGGACTTCACCGGCAGCTCGGCACGCAGCAGAAGGGAATGGGGCAGAATATCGTCGTTCTCTGGGGCGGACAGACATCGGTGGCTTATCAGGGGATGGGAAAGGGCAGGAAGGTCTATCTGAAGCAGGAAGATATTGACTATATCAAAAACAAGATTCCCGAGATTGAGCGCGTTGGTGGCGAATATGACCGTTGGGGCCAGCGCGTGGAGTTCAAGGACGTTGTTTTGAGTGAACACGTGATCGGCGTGACTCCGAACTACGAGCAGATGCGCAACTACATTCCCGAGTGGGGCGGTCGCATGATTAATGACAAGGACATGGAGTTGAGGCGACGAGTGGCGTTTCTGGGATGGGAACTCAAGGATCGCATTTTTGGCAAGGAGAATGCGATAGGTGAGCAGGTGATGGTCAATTCCGTGCCGTTTACAGTCGTTGGCGTCATGAAGGAAAAACGAGTGATGGGCAACTACTCCGGGATGGATGAGGACAAGCTGGTGATTCCGCTGACGACTTTTGAGGCTATGTATGGCGATCCCTATCTGGATGACATTGTGTATCAGCTTCGTGATGCGAATCAAAACGAAGCAGTGGAAAAGAAGCTGTTTGAGGCGATGGGGGCGAAGTACAAGTTTGATCCCAAGGACGATCGGGCTCTCTCGCTCTGGGACACGGTAGCCTCAAGTAAGGAATTTACCAACGTTCTGGTCGGGATAAAGATATTTCTTGGTATTATCGGCGGATTGACGCTGCTGATCGCCGGTGTCGGCGTGGCGAATATCATGTATGTATCCATCAAGGAAAGAACCCGTGAGATAGGTATCAAGATGGCCATGGGCGCGCGCAGATCGTACATACTGATACAGTTTTTGATCGAGGCTCTGATTATCACGTTCTTCGGCGGGTTTGGGGGAATGGCGATCAGTTACATTATGACTGAGGCTTTCAAGCGTGTCCCGATAGAATCGGATGTGCTGGAGATGATGGGTCGGCCGACTATCTCGCTGGAGATTGGCGTAATTGTCATTATCATCCTCGGGATTATGGGAATTCTCTCCGGGCTGTTTCCGGCCATGAAGGCGGCTTCGGTAAGCCCGGTGGAGTCGTTGAGATATGAGTAA
- a CDS encoding ABC transporter permease — MIPLVTIKQFLNDMRRQKLRTAMTMFGIFWGTCSIVLLFGFGKGITEAQLKSQRGMGENIAIFWGQLTAKEFQGLPKGRAIRPTAEDVSLIKSKTQHFQRISPEYINWNVNVRYGKQSTLRSIHGIWPEYGPMRNVNPTFGSRFINDRDLDERRRVCFIGNLLKEDLFGDEDAVGKEILINGMPFTVVGHMVKKQQNSSYSGRDSRAIFIPLTTFESMYSRRYVNNFVGQCWPNGSMEEARKEVFEILGAKYRFDPTDREAISVWDTTKGFAFLKNFFMAFSMFLVGIGVATLITGGIGVTNIMNVVLEERTKEIGIKMALGARKSFILWQFVFETLLITGVGGVLGFLFAWLIIAIFPSLNLGDFVGTPSVDFGAAVSTMAILGLVGLGAGIFPARRAANLQPVQALKLF, encoded by the coding sequence GTGATACCGCTGGTTACGATAAAACAATTTCTCAACGACATGCGTCGCCAGAAACTTCGGACGGCCATGACGATGTTCGGGATTTTCTGGGGCACCTGTTCGATTGTGCTGTTGTTTGGGTTCGGCAAGGGGATCACCGAGGCACAGTTGAAATCCCAGCGAGGTATGGGCGAGAATATCGCCATTTTCTGGGGCCAGCTTACGGCCAAGGAGTTCCAGGGGCTTCCGAAAGGACGTGCTATTCGTCCGACGGCTGAAGACGTGAGTCTCATTAAATCCAAGACGCAACATTTTCAGCGTATTTCGCCCGAGTACATCAACTGGAACGTGAATGTCAGATACGGCAAGCAGTCCACTCTCCGCTCGATCCATGGTATCTGGCCGGAATATGGCCCGATGCGCAATGTGAACCCGACCTTCGGTTCGCGCTTCATTAACGACCGCGATTTGGATGAAAGACGTCGCGTGTGCTTTATAGGCAATCTTCTCAAGGAGGATTTGTTCGGTGATGAAGATGCTGTCGGCAAAGAAATCTTAATCAACGGAATGCCGTTCACGGTCGTGGGACACATGGTGAAGAAGCAGCAGAACAGTTCATACAGTGGGCGCGACAGCAGGGCGATTTTCATTCCGTTGACTACGTTCGAATCGATGTATAGCCGTCGGTATGTCAACAATTTCGTCGGGCAGTGTTGGCCGAACGGTTCGATGGAAGAAGCCCGCAAGGAAGTTTTTGAGATTCTCGGCGCGAAATACCGGTTCGATCCGACTGATCGAGAGGCAATTTCGGTGTGGGACACCACGAAAGGGTTTGCGTTTTTGAAGAATTTCTTTATGGCGTTTTCGATGTTTCTTGTGGGAATCGGCGTGGCGACTCTCATCACCGGTGGTATCGGCGTGACGAATATCATGAATGTGGTGCTGGAGGAGCGCACGAAAGAGATTGGCATCAAGATGGCATTGGGAGCGCGCAAGAGCTTTATCCTGTGGCAGTTTGTCTTCGAGACCTTGCTCATAACCGGTGTGGGCGGTGTTCTTGGGTTCTTGTTCGCCTGGTTGATAATAGCGATATTTCCGAGTCTAAATCTTGGTGATTTCGTGGGTACGCCCAGCGTTGATTTCGGGGCGGCGGTAAGTACTATGGCGATTCTCGGATTGGTTGGTCTGGGAGCAGGAATATTTCCGGCGCGAAGGGCCGCTAATTTGCAGCCGGTGCAGGCACTTAAGTTGTTTTAG
- a CDS encoding T9SS type A sorting domain-containing protein, which produces MFRHMGYAPKILVALAISASPVLCQDLLWYKNYGGPYNEFGNSCQQDANGDFYFLGTTYSDATNGFDIYLVKTDSLGNRLFARTYGGALSEYGYDLRMTTDGGFVIVGSTKSYGAGEKDVYLLKINADGDLQWSRTYGGVADDEGRSVRQTTDDGFIIAGGTFSFGAGYQDVYLIKTDQYGNLVWQETFGGAGGESAAAVRQTPDGGYIAVGSTGSFGDGYSSIYAVRVSQAGDSMWAATYGGLKADYGYSVETAMDGGIIIAGATASFGAGSSDAYLIKTDPSGYVEWQRTYGGADDDRAYSVKETPAGDFILAGSTLSFSSTFNVYLVKTNPVGEAIWSRNYGGVESDYCEMILRDKDNNYILVGRSYSYTSGGSDLYVLKILGDPATDVFEQLPGELPAIAELAQNYPNPFNLSTAIEFSLNSRSPVTLSIYNVLGQRVKQWSEPSLAAGIYRYEWDGQSESGNTVASGVYFYHLEAGVFSESRKMILLK; this is translated from the coding sequence ATGTTTAGGCATATGGGATATGCTCCAAAAATTCTGGTGGCACTGGCAATCAGTGCATCGCCGGTCCTCTGCCAGGACCTGCTGTGGTACAAAAACTACGGCGGGCCATACAACGAATTCGGCAACTCCTGCCAGCAGGACGCCAACGGCGACTTCTATTTTCTTGGCACCACCTACTCCGACGCTACCAACGGCTTCGATATCTACCTTGTAAAAACCGATTCGCTCGGAAATCGACTGTTCGCCAGAACATATGGCGGCGCTCTCTCCGAATACGGTTACGACTTGCGCATGACGACCGATGGCGGTTTCGTCATTGTCGGAAGCACCAAATCGTATGGGGCAGGTGAAAAGGATGTTTATCTGCTCAAAATCAATGCCGACGGTGACCTTCAATGGAGCCGCACCTACGGCGGTGTCGCCGATGACGAGGGTCGATCGGTCAGACAGACTACCGATGACGGCTTCATCATCGCCGGCGGCACCTTCTCATTCGGCGCCGGCTATCAGGATGTCTACCTCATCAAAACAGATCAGTACGGCAATCTCGTCTGGCAGGAAACGTTCGGGGGCGCGGGCGGAGAATCCGCCGCGGCTGTACGCCAAACGCCCGATGGTGGATATATCGCGGTGGGTTCCACCGGGTCCTTCGGCGATGGCTACAGCAGCATCTATGCGGTTCGCGTCAGTCAGGCCGGCGACTCCATGTGGGCCGCCACCTATGGGGGACTGAAAGCCGACTACGGTTACTCGGTGGAAACAGCGATGGATGGCGGCATAATAATCGCGGGCGCTACCGCCTCGTTCGGAGCGGGCTCCTCCGATGCTTACCTGATAAAAACCGATCCGAGCGGCTATGTTGAATGGCAACGAACCTATGGCGGCGCCGATGATGATCGCGCCTATTCCGTGAAGGAGACACCCGCCGGTGACTTTATACTGGCAGGAAGCACCCTTTCGTTCAGCTCCACCTTTAACGTCTATCTGGTCAAAACCAATCCCGTTGGCGAGGCAATCTGGTCCCGAAATTACGGAGGCGTGGAATCCGACTACTGCGAAATGATCCTCCGCGACAAAGATAACAACTACATTCTGGTCGGACGCTCCTACTCCTACACCTCCGGCGGATCCGACCTCTATGTGCTAAAAATACTTGGCGACCCCGCTACCGATGTCTTCGAACAGCTCCCCGGAGAGCTTCCCGCCATCGCCGAGCTGGCCCAGAACTATCCGAATCCGTTTAACCTGTCAACGGCTATCGAGTTCTCGCTCAATTCACGAAGCCCGGTAACGCTCTCCATATACAATGTCCTTGGGCAGAGAGTGAAACAATGGTCGGAGCCATCGCTGGCCGCCGGCATTTACCGATACGAGTGGGACGGCCAATCCGAGTCCGGCAACACCGTGGCATCAGGCGTTTATTTCTATCACCTCGAGGCCGGCGTGTTCAGCGAGTCCAGAAAAATGATTTTACTGAAATAA
- a CDS encoding ABC transporter ATP-binding protein, producing the protein MNMLIDLKKVEKAYITGSVEFKALKGIDFQVRKGEYVAVVGPSGSGKSTLMNIVGCLDVPTAGDYLLDGQPVNSMTSNQLADIRNQKIGFVFQAFNLLPYATAFENVELPLLFSRTNGKNRRRRVLDLLARVGLADKLNNKPTEMSGGEMQRVAIARALANEPDIILADEPTGNLDSKSGGEIVKIFDELREMGKTIIIITHDMNIAKRTERIIKLKDGLIDTNGNLL; encoded by the coding sequence ATGAATATGCTGATAGATTTGAAGAAAGTCGAGAAGGCTTATATAACGGGAAGCGTGGAGTTCAAGGCCCTCAAGGGCATAGATTTTCAGGTGCGAAAAGGTGAATACGTAGCCGTGGTAGGACCATCGGGTTCGGGCAAGTCGACACTGATGAATATCGTAGGCTGTCTTGATGTACCGACGGCGGGCGATTATTTGCTGGACGGTCAGCCGGTAAACAGTATGACTTCGAATCAACTGGCTGATATTCGCAATCAGAAGATAGGTTTCGTGTTTCAGGCGTTCAATTTGTTGCCATACGCGACCGCTTTTGAAAACGTGGAACTTCCCCTGCTGTTTTCCCGCACCAACGGCAAGAATCGCCGCAGGCGGGTGCTGGATCTGCTGGCGCGAGTCGGGTTGGCCGATAAGCTCAATAATAAGCCAACGGAAATGTCGGGCGGTGAGATGCAGCGCGTGGCTATCGCGCGGGCGCTGGCGAACGAACCGGACATAATCCTCGCCGATGAACCGACCGGTAATCTCGACAGTAAATCGGGCGGTGAAATCGTTAAGATTTTCGACGAACTTCGTGAAATGGGCAAGACGATCATCATTATCACGCACGACATGAATATCGCCAAACGGACCGAGAGAATCATCAAACTCAAAGACGGTCTGATTGACACCAACGGGAATTTGCTGTAA